The following are encoded in a window of Candida dubliniensis CD36 chromosome 4, complete sequence genomic DNA:
- a CDS encoding uncharacterized protein (conserved hypothetical protein;~possibly fungus-specific): MSGFSMVPRFTNNTDDDDNSVHLKHNIGKANPLRSPIRKSRNSNNKNEVFSYNNHNHSSDVSIDEKIAKIISNSKTSIQENGNDIINDVPNGKFVQEKEEFDDDDDEEEEEEELDEFDTNKSYLKFLNGELKESINANEDANIDGGRGDEDYEDDEYILSDSDTFNEESLESDFDASGYEDGYLSDGDHEFDTDRFKEKNVFNDDDDDDNDDENNNNFTKENHYRYPRTRSNKLNKQESFGSLSRSPSISESDEINLVGSKLSNVQHDNNINWKQYIIISSISFLITILGYLLITGQISTILPNLFPSIGSFDTIKMAKLDGKLHRLDQELKNSHEKQQETLFQLQSQIDQLNNKVINVIENQQSSSKSNQNKSTITKHDDNDDKIITLENNQIQISPEFHQFLYKFIDNYQNSYLDEKLQQLEKFNDLQELQKYVEKLISKSMESIKQDIRLDIDNILDNLTLVSNNNNNNNNGNGNETKNHNVIIDPKTNKLWINSILDLITQGTSSTSINYADYSTGARILGFLTTSSSSSSSSSSHNHHHSILEKMLYGWWIYKSNFYQDEYNANHVLLDDDIVWKGGNQLGIRLSTNIIPTDIILECREDNNSPSPSQGILLSIGFKPNTKNGFNKLSKIPLSQLTSSQLPNQNENKYISKFKLIKQYHIKSFDNNGIYHIRLPIRFINLQISGKDLYFKFDKIGDNINTFSDTNININNIKVYGINEINAIKYQDKFQLLIDKFIDIEENDQNEQIITTNNKRVIEINTNEEEKEKDINGDSGKSSMNFMTSKHSEKYQQQYDMNDDDIYL; the protein is encoded by the coding sequence ATGTCGGGATTTTCTATGGTTCCCAGATTCACCAATAAtactgatgatgatgataattccGTTCATTTGAAACATAATATAGGTAAAGCCAATCCACTTCGATCACCTATAAGAAAAAGTCGTAACAGTAACAACAAGAACGAAGTGTTTTCgtataataatcataatcatagTTCAGATGTATcgattgatgaaaaaatcGCAAAGATTATACTGAATAGTAAAACCAGTATACAAGAAAATGGTAATGATATTATAAATGATGTTCCTAATGGGAAATTTgttcaagaaaaagaagagttcgatgatgatgatgatgaagaggaggaggaggaggaattggatgaatttgatactAATAAATCgtatttgaaatttttgaatgGAGAACTAAAGGAAAGTATTAATGCTAATGAGGATGCCAACATTGATGGGGGTAGAGGTGATGAAGAttatgaagatgatgaatatATACTTAGTGATAGTGATACATTTAATGAAGAACTGTTAGAAAGTGATTTTGATGCAAGTGGTTATGAGGATGGATATTTAAGTGATGGAGATCATGAGTTTGATACTGATCGATTTAAAGAGAAAAATGTATTCAacgatgacgatgatgatgataatgatgatgagaacaacaacaactttacAAAAGAGAATCACTATAGATATCCTCGAACAAGACTGAATAAACttaataaacaagaaaGCTTTGGATCACTATCGCGATCACCATCGATACTGGAATCAGATGAAATTAATCTTGTTGGTTCCAAGTTGAGTAATGTCCAGCATGATAACAATATTAATTGGAAAcaatatattataatttcatCGATATCATTTCTTATAACCATATTGGGGTATTTATTGATAACTGGACAAATTTCCACTATACTACCGAATCTATTTCCGTCAATTGGATCTTTTGATACGATTAAAATGGCTAAATTAGATGGGAAATTACATCGATTAgatcaagaattgaaaaattcccatgaaaaacaacaagaaacattgtttcaattacaatcacaaattgatcaattgaataataaagtTATTAATGTTATTGAGAATCAACAATCATCGTCAAAAAGcaatcaaaataaatcaactaTTACCAAacatgatgataatgacgataaaataataacgttagaaaataatcaaattcaaataagtccggaatttcatcaatttttatataaatttattgataattatcaaaattcttatcttgatgaaaaattacaacaattggaaaaatttaatgatttacaagaattacaaaaatatgttgaaaaattgatttcaaaatcaatggAATCTATAAAACAAGATATTCGATtagatattgataatattcttgataatttaacTTTGGTCtccaataataacaacaacaacaacaatggcAATGGCaatgaaaccaaaaatCATAATGTGATAATTGATcccaaaacaaataaattatgGATCAATTCAATACTTGATTTAATAACTCAAGgaacatcatcaacatcaatcaattatgCTGATTATTCAACTGGTGCAAGAATCTTGGGGTTTCTAACTACTTCTTCgtcgtcttcttcttcttcttctagccataatcatcatcatagTATATTAGAAAAAATGTTATATGGATGGTGGATATataaatccaatttttaTCAAGATGAATATAATGCCAATCATGTATTattagatgatgatattgtttgGAAAGGTGGAAATCAATTGGGTATACGATTAAGTACCAATATTATCCCTACTGATATAATTCTTGAATGTCGAGAAGATAACAATTCTCCATCACCGTCTCAAggaattttattatcaattggatTTAAACCAAATACAAAGAAtggatttaataaattatcaaaaattcCATTATCTCAATTAACTTCTTCACAATTaccaaatcaaaatgaaaataaatatatttcaaaatttaaattaattaaacaatatcatattaaatcttttgataataatggtatTTATCATATTCGATTACCAattagatttattaatttacaaattaGTGGGAAAGatttatatttcaaatttgataaaattggtGATAACATCAATACTTTTAGTGAtactaatattaatattaataatattaaagtTTATGGgataaatgaaattaatgcCATTAAATATCAAgataaatttcaattattaattgataagttcattgatattgaagaaaatgatcaaaatgaacaaattatcactactaataataaaagagtaattgaaattaatactaatgaagaagaaaaagaaaaagatataaATGGTGATTCTGGGAAATCATCAATGAATTTTATGACATCAAAACATTCAGAAAagtatcaacaacaatatgatatgaatgatgatgatatttatttatga
- a CDS encoding uncharacterized protein (conserved hypothetical protein;~possibly fungus-specific): protein MQFSSAVVLSAVAGSALAAYSNSTATDIQTTVVTITSCEENKCHETEVTTGVTTVTEVETTYTTYCPLSTTEAPVASTATDVSTTVVTITSCEEDKCHETAVTTGVTTVTEGTTIYTTYCPLPSTEAPAPGPSAEESKPAPAPSAEESKPAPAPSAEESSPAPTKAAESSPAQETTPKTVAAESSPAPSSAAPAVSTAEAGAAANAVPVAAGLLALAALF, encoded by the coding sequence ATGCAATTCTCATCTGCTGTCGTTTTATCCGCTGTTGCTGGTTCCGCTTTGGCTGCTTACTCCAACTCCACTGCCACTGACATTCAAACTACTGTTGTTACCATCACTTCTTGTGAAGAAAACAAATGTCACGAAACTGAAGTCACCACTGGTGTCACCACTGTCACTGAAGTTGAAACCACTTACACCACTTACTGCCCATTGTCAACCACCGAAGCTCCAGTTGCTTCTACTGCTACTGATGTTTCTACCACCGTTGTCACCATCACCTCTTGTGAAGAAGACAAATGTCATGAAACCGCTGTCACCACTGGTGTCACCACTGTCACTGAAGGTACTACTATCTACACTACCTACTGCCCATTACCATCTACCGAAGCTCCAGCTCCAGGTCCATCTGCTGAAGAATCTAAACCAGCCCCAGCTCCATCTGCTGAAGAATCTAAACCAGCTCCAGCTCCATCTGCTGAAGAATCTTCCCCAGCTCCAACTAAAGCTGCTGAATCTTCCCCAGCTCAAGAAACTACTCCAAAGACTGTTGCTGCTGAATCTTCTCCAGCTCCATCTTCTGCTGCTCCAGCTGTCTCTACTGCTGAAGCCGGTGCTGCTGCTAACGCTGTTCCAGTTGCTGCTGGTTTGTTAGCTTTGGCTGCTTTGTTCTAA